GGAGGGCGCCATCGGCGCGGAGTCGCGCTACGAGTTCGTCGACGACTCGCTGCGCGAGCGCACCGAGAAACTGGGGCGGCGGGTCGCCCACTACGCGGGACACAAAGACGCGTTCCTCGACGTGCCGGAGTAGCCGGCACCCTCACTCGACCAGCGACTCCTTCTGACGACGCGAGAGCTGTTTCACCGCGTACTCTCGACTCATCGCCGCCGACTTCGACCCGAACGCCTCGACGTGCGCCAACTCCACCGGGGTTCGACCGCGAGTGTACTTCGCCCCGTCGCCGGCGTCGTGTTCGGCGACGCGCCGCGCCACGTCGGTGGTATAGCCGGTGTACAGCGAGCCGTCGGCACACTCGACGACGTACACGTAGTGGTCGGCCGCCGGGACCACGACGCCGTCGACACGCTCTGCGTGGGGGTCGGCGTCATCGGCGTCGGCACCAGCGGTAGCGCCGTCACGGTCGCCGGGTCGGGCGGCGTGGTCGTCGTGCACGGCTGACGGGAACGGTCGAGTCCAGATAAACGGTGGCGGTGCGGCGCGGTGCCGCGTGTACCGTGGTCCCCCCGGGGGAGTGGGTACGGGTTGGGGTGGTGGCCGTCGCGCGCGGTGGGGTGGTCACAGAGCGGTTCAGTCGTCGGCGCGGGTCCGCTCTCGTGCCGCTTCCGCGATGCCCGCGTTCGCAGAGCAGGACGGGCACGCGTTCAGATTCCCGTGTTCGTCGCTGAACACGCGAGCGAAGCGGTCGGATACGTGCGACCCGCAGTGGTCGCAGCGTGGCATGTGGTCGACCGGCATCCACCGCTGCCGGTGTGAGCACTAGGGGATACGATCACATATACCCTTTCACGGCTGTATTCGGCCGTCTCGCAGACAGAACCCGACTCAGCGGTCGCCGGCCGTCGACCGACCATCGACCCCGCGGGCGATCAGCGCGGCCTGCGTCCCCGCGACGAACCCCGCGTCCACGTTCACCACCGAGAGGACGGTGCACGACTGGAGCAGGGCCAACAGCGCGGCGACACCGTCGCCACCGACGCCGTAGCCCGTGGAGGTGGGCAGTCCGATCACCGGGGCGTCGACGAGGCCCGCCACGAGCGTCGGGAGCGTCGCCTCACGTCCCGCGGCGGCGACGAGCACGTCCGCGTTCCGGAGCGTCTCCACCTCGTCGAGCACGCGCGTGACGTTGGCGACGCCGACGTCCTCGACCGTCTCGACGCGTGGGCCCGCCTCCCCGGCGACGACGGCGGCTTCGCGCGCCGCGTGCGCGTCAGCGGTTCCCCCGGAGACGACGACCACGTCCGCGTCGACCGCCGGCAGTTCGTAGTCGGCGGCGTGGACGACGACCGTCCGCGCGCGGGCGTCGCGCTCGACGGTCGCCGTCGGGTGTTCCTTGTCGAGGTACGAGCGGACCTGTTCGGCGGTGTCGTCGTCCGCGCGAGTGACGAGCGCGTGCCCCGTCGACTCGACGGCGGCGTCGGCCATCGCGGCCACCTCCGCGGGCGTCTTCCCCTCGGCCAGGATTCCCTCGGGGATACCGCGGCGGTCCTCGCGGGCCGCGTCGAACCGACCAGCCTCCGTCGTCGCGTACCCGCGGAGCCGTGCCTCCGCCTGTGCGGGCGTGAGGTCGCCGGCCGCGAGCGCGTCCAGAATCTCGCGCATGCCTCCCGTACGACGCGCGACTGACTCGAAGGCTCCGACCGACACGAGTATATAAATGTACGGTCGTAAACCCCCGCGAACGGGCGCGAGGGGCCTTCCCTGTGGGTAAACTTGGGAACGTTTATAAGGAGCCGTCGGGAAAACCCGGTTGCATGGCAGACCTCATCGTCAAGGCAGCCGTCAAGGAGTACCTCGAGGAGAAGAACGTCGCGTCTGACTTCTACGACGCGCTCGACGAGGAAGTCGCGGAGCTGCTCGAGGACGCGGCCCGCCGCGCCGAGGAGA
The DNA window shown above is from Halobaculum marinum and carries:
- a CDS encoding GIY-YIG nuclease family protein — translated: MVPAADHYVYVVECADGSLYTGYTTDVARRVAEHDAGDGAKYTRGRTPVELAHVEAFGSKSAAMSREYAVKQLSRRQKESLVE
- a CDS encoding DUF7563 family protein codes for the protein MPRCDHCGSHVSDRFARVFSDEHGNLNACPSCSANAGIAEAARERTRADD
- the larB gene encoding nickel pincer cofactor biosynthesis protein LarB; the protein is MREILDALAAGDLTPAQAEARLRGYATTEAGRFDAAREDRRGIPEGILAEGKTPAEVAAMADAAVESTGHALVTRADDDTAEQVRSYLDKEHPTATVERDARARTVVVHAADYELPAVDADVVVVSGGTADAHAAREAAVVAGEAGPRVETVEDVGVANVTRVLDEVETLRNADVLVAAAGREATLPTLVAGLVDAPVIGLPTSTGYGVGGDGVAALLALLQSCTVLSVVNVDAGFVAGTQAALIARGVDGRSTAGDR
- a CDS encoding DUF1931 family protein — protein: MADLIVKAAVKEYLEEKNVASDFYDALDEEVAELLEDAARRAEENDRKTVQPRDL